The following coding sequences lie in one Yamadazyma tenuis chromosome 3, complete sequence genomic window:
- a CDS encoding uncharacterized protein (COG:E; EggNog:ENOG503NVWF; MEROPS:MER0001978), with protein MSTEFSKFASRRSTVYSTKGMVASSQPAANAAGLKILSKGGNCVDACIALAAALCITEPGSTGIGGDCFALYYKNSTKEVLGLNGCGRAAKNLTIQDVWDELNEGKSMARIPYTSAFAINVPGAIAGWFDAYESWGSGNVSFEEILEPAIELADKGFAVCEMAARSWRNSTPKIIKSNPNLEPQDIPVLINGKGPDEGDFVTNKSIAKALEIIGEKGKKGFYTGPVAKAIINQTDSRHHKLTLEDLEAHTSTFVEPIQYDFFGYTIWEIPPNGQGLVALVALGVIQELHKAGKIDVFQLEHNSSEYLHLLIETLKIGFYEANDSVTDPEFKDIPVSKILSSEYLEKKSQLFSKDKIINSSMFGVPIPDPKFKTDTTYFTASDANGDACSFINSVYQGFGGGICVPEYGFCLHNRGANFNLTPGATNCLEGGKRPYHTIIPSMITKKGELFASFGNMGGYMQPIGHVLHVMNLCVFGFTPQQSVDSPRFLLDADTSTPDSGLGGDGPVSTNVTNVLIEEGISEETYQKLTKLGHRTSWVRDNARTTFGRAQIIKNESKNGHLIYAAGSEIRADGAAIPFL; from the coding sequence aTGTCTACAGAATTCTCCAAGTTCGCCTCGAGGAGGTCGACGGTCTACTCTACGAAGGGAATGGTGGCATCTTCACAGCCTGCTGCCAATGCTGCTGGCCTCAAAATCTTATCTAAAGGGGGTAACTGCGTCGACGCTTGCATAGCATTAGCAGCGGCCCTTTGTATCACAGAACCCGGATCGACAGGAATCGGTGGGGACTGCTTCGCTTTGTACTATAAGAATTCCACCAAGGAAGTTTTGGGCCTTAATGGCTGTGGGAGAGctgccaaaaacttgacTATTCAAGATGTGTGGGATGAATTGAACGAGGGAAAATCCATGGCAAGAATTCCATATACATCTGCTTTTGCTATAAATGTACCTGGGGCCATCGCTGGATGGTTTGATGCCTATGAATCCTGGGGATCAGGCAATGTCagctttgaagagattttGGAGCCAGCCATTGAGTTAGCTGATAAGGGCTTTGCCGTATGCGAAATGGCAGCGAGAAGCTGGAGAAACTCCACCCCAAAGATTATCAAACTGAACCCCAATTTGGAACCCCAAGATATCCCGGTTTTGATTAATGGCAAAGGCCCCGACGAAGGTGACTTTGTGACCAACAAGTCCATAGCCAAAGCGTTGGAAATTATTGGAGAAAAGGGTAAAAAGGGCTTTTATACTGGGCCGGTTGCGAAAGCTATTATCAACCAAACTGATTCTAGACACCACAAATTGACGCTTGAGGATCTTGAAGCACACACTTCGACATTTGTAGAGCCTATCCAGTACGATTTCTTTGGCTACACGATTTGGGAGATTCCTCCTAATGGGCAGGGTCTTGTTGCCTTGGTTGCATTGGGGGTGATCCAAGAGCTTCATAAGGCTGGGAAAATAGACGTTTTCCAATTGGAGCACAACTCGTCCGAATATTTACATTTGCTTATTGAGACCTTGAAAATAGGGTTCTACGAAGCCAATGACTCGGTGACTGATCCCGAGTTCAAGGATATCCCTGTGTCTAAGATTTTGTCTTCTGagtatttggaaaagaagtcCCAGTTGTTCAGTAAGGATAAGATCATCAATTCTTCTATGTTTGGGGTGCCAATTCCTGATCCCAAATTCAAAACTGATACTACTTACTTCACTGCCTCCGATGCCAATGGTGATGCCTGttccttcatcaactcaGTATACCAGGGGTTTGGAGGAGGTATTTGTGTGCCTGAGTATGGCTTTTGTCTCCACAACAGAGGAGCTAATTTCAATTTGACCCCTGGAGCTACAAACTGTCTAGAAGGTGGAAAGAGGCCTTACCATACGATCATTCCTTCGatgatcaccaaaaaagGAGAACTTTTCgcttcttttggaaacatGGGTGGATACATGCAACCAATTGGACATGTTCTTCACGTTATGAATCTCTGCGTATTTGGATTTACTCCCCAACAATCGGTAGATCTGCCCCGGTTCTTACTTGATGCTGATACTTCGACTCCAGATTCTGGTTTGGGTGGTGATGGGCCTGTGAGCACCAATGTTACTAATGTGTTAATCGAAGAAGGGATTAGCGAAGAGACTTATCAGAAGTTGACTAAGCTAGGTCATAGAACTAGCTGGGTAAGAGACAATGCCCGTACGACATTTGGCAGAGCTcagatcatcaagaatgagTCGAAAAATGGACACTTAATTTATGCTGCTGGCTCAGAAATTAGAGCTGATGGAGCTGCTATTCCATTTTTGTGA
- a CDS encoding uncharacterized protein (COG:E; EggNog:ENOG503NWGB) — protein sequence MSASVVSGQEKDKHQVVYATQEDVGSLKENESDAGEYFDHFRHERTLSKSLTSRHLGMITLVGVFGTGLFLSSGGTLATTGPVGMLLAYILVGLVVGASQMCITECACFMPVTSGYVRHSEHFVDDALGFMMGWTDIYSSIMPSELSAAAVVVQYWTDLSPAIFITIFGVACIATNVYNVRWYGEIEFVFGILKLSLIVILIVTGLVIDLGGTGDRIGFRYWKDPGPFNAKYTTGSLGNFAAFWKTVSSVVYAYGGVQAIGLLSGEAEFPRRAIYRAAKRVFYRVFTLYLLTVFVLTLIVPSNNETIASPNGTAAASPFVVAMQGQVKVLPHYINAIVCTSAFSAANIGIIKASRTLFALAAKGQAPKLFLKVNKHGLPWVGVTFACAFIPLAYMSVSSGSKTVFSWFQSITSSNLLLNWILISVNHIGMTRAFKAQGYSRKLLPYKFKGTVFASWFSLFFSVLFLLTGGFTNFIHGQFDFGSFFGAYFIIPLSIILYFGYKLIKKTKLKDPKKVDLKSIFRDIELYPEPEYPKLKGWEYITLLWA from the coding sequence ATGTCTGCTTCAGTGGTCAGTGGTCAAGAGAAAGATAAACATCAGGTTGTTTATGCAACCCAAGAAGATGTTGGTTCCTTAAAGGAAAATGAAAGCGACGCAGGGGAGTACTTTGACCACTTTCGCCATGAAAGAACGTTAAGTAAGTCCCTTACTTCCAGGCATTTGGGAATGATTACGCTTGTGGGGGTATTTGGAACCGGTTTATTTCTTTCCTCTGGTGGTACTTTGGCTACCACTGGTCCGGTTGGAATGCTTTTAGCTTATATTCTCGTGGGTCTTGTTGTCGGTGCTAGTCAAATGTGTATTACTGAATGTGCTTGTTTTATGCCTGTAACCAGTGGTTATGTCAGACATTCTGAACATTTTGTTGACGATGCACTTGGATTTATGATGGGGTGGACTGATATATATTCCTCGATTATGCCCAGTGAACTttctgctgctgccgtGGTGGTGCAATATTGGACCGACTTGAGTCCAGCTATCTTTATTACTATCTTTGGGGTAGCCTGTATAGCTACCAACGTTTACAACGTAAGATGGTATGGAGAGATTGAATTTGTGTTTGGAATCTTGAAGCTTTCTTTGATTGTCATATTGATAGTTACCGGTCTTGTTATTGACTTGGGTGGAACTGGTGATAGAATTGGATTCAGATACTGGAAAGATCCAGGCCCATTCAATGCAAAGTACACTACAGGTAGTTTGGgaaattttgcagcctttTGGAAAACGGTTTCCTCTGTGGTTTATGCTTACGGAGGTGTGCAGGCCATTGGTTTATTGTCTGGGGAAGCTGAATTCCCAAGAAGAGCAATTTACAGGGCCGCAAAGAGAGTATTTTACAGAGTGTTTACTCTTTACCTTCTCACTGTTTTCGTGTTGACGTTGATCGTCCCATCGAATAACGAAACAATTGCGTCGCCTAATGGAACTGCAGCAGCCTCGCCATTTGTAGTCGCTATGCAAGGGCAAGTGAAGGTATTGCCTCATTACATCAATGCTATTGTTTGTACTTCTGCTTTTAGTGCGGCTAATATTGGTATTATCAaagcttcaagaactttatTCGCTTTAGCTGCGAAGGGTCAAGCACCAAAGCTTTTCTTAAAAGTTAACAAACACGGATTACCATGGGTAGGAGTCACTTTTGCTTGTGCTTTCATTCCATTGGCTTATATGTCAGTCAGTTCCGGATCTAAAACTGTGTTCTCTTGGTTCCAAAGTATTACTTCGTcaaatcttcttttgaattgGATTCTAATCTCTGTTAACCACATTGGAATGACCAGAGCTTTCAAAGCTCAAGGATACAGCAGAAAACTCTTACCCTACAAGTTCAAGGGAACAGTTTTCGCTTCGTGGTTTTCCTTATTCTTCTCGGTgcttttcttgttgacaGGTGGATTCACCAACTTTATCCACGGTCaatttgactttggttctttctttggagcGTACTTTATCATTCCGTTGTCCATTATTCTTTATTTTGGAtacaaactcatcaagaagaccaaATTAAAGGACCCCAAAAAGGTTGACTTGAAGAGTATTTTCAGGGATATTGAACTTTATCCTGAACCAGAATACCCTAAGTTAAAAGGCTGGGAGTATATCACCCTTCTTTGGGCTTAA
- a CDS encoding uncharacterized protein (COG:S; EggNog:ENOG502S0T3), which translates to MRLSTILTLALTSKFVFSAPVEKVKREDGLDVPDEAIIAVYPIDEYKQPFYAEADGQNYVVILNTTALGEADLAKRDADAFSWNYRLKWQPISKRDADADADADAFSWNYRLKWQPISKRDADADADADADAFNYY; encoded by the exons ATGAGATTATCTACTATCCTTACTTTAGCCCTTACCTCCAAGTTTGTTTTCAGTGCCccagttgaaaaagtcaagAGGGAAGATGGTTTAGACGTTCCTGATGAAGCCATAATTGCTGTATATCCTATTGACGAGTACAAACAACCATTTTACGCTGAAGCCGATGGTCAAAACTATGTTGTCATTCTCAATACCACTGCTTTAGGTGAAGCTGATCTTGCCAAAAGAGATGCTGACGCTTTCAGTTGGAACTACAGATTAAAGTGGCAGCCAATTTCCAAGAGAGACGCAGATGCTGATGCTGATGCTGACGCTTTCAGTTGGAACTACAGATTGAAGTGGCAGCCAATTTCCAAGAGAGACGCTGATGCTGATGCTGATGCTGATGCTGATGCTTTCA ATTACTATTAG
- a CDS encoding uncharacterized protein (EggNog:ENOG503P6FJ; COG:U), giving the protein MSVERIKNTVAPDKIKNNLTHFGNSISTSIGSNVSNVKNTFKKKTYDSDDELISQYQHDIKRSIKAMKYILSQIHRMANAGIPKLFKSHMKGVELFSKLIGAGSLHFEGIQEFYHEFDKLQAESETPMVHPKEMDFEVPAINEQIYNYMVSVDRLTSKTLDDWDLFYQENKLRVIEMNDYLKGTLKLISKRNKKQYEYENTHKKLEKLMKKTSQLDDKEQKQMVTLEKKLNQVKYTFEKLDDKTKTILPHVLLLLEEFIDSISKIIFFKQYDTLKSIYDTIKYFTTYYGYFDGKDDNDYNTITDAWENAMTPVRLQLETFITIIQEKNPELINQEIDDEDKTSKATKMWNKVTNKMTEKTFNLKVDKGNGIFNGHLIADQLNAFLEYHNPNSFRSETYFPSKIPKIPDLPIIVEENNPLPPPLPPRQNTARQQIFSATPRLGVLTSLPSTPSIASPKSPLSVAGGFEAKSRSNESESDDSYESDSIMSDKEDLDNLDGDDDDFDSRSVSMQSISTSQLVEDTKKGNPKLVKVYNASKNSIGIAPITAPLNANIIPPGDNFKTSSITHKLDEFTEFFDKVLVLEPSSERRKFEAKHDFEGVEPGDMSFRKGDHIEIIFEFHDFMEGDNQGIWLVGMNEQEHRVGLVPSNYF; this is encoded by the coding sequence ATGTCTGTCGAGAGAATAAAGAATACGGTTGCTCCGGACAAGATTAAGAACAACCTTACACACTTTGGAAACTCAATTTCCACGTCCATTGGTTCCAATGTCTCGAACGTGAAGAATACATTCAAAAAAAAGACTTACgatagtgatgatgaactcaTATCTCAATATCAACATGATATCAAAAGGTCCATAAAAGCTATGAAATACATCCTAAGTCAAATCCACCGAATGGCTAATGCTGGTATCCCAAAGCTTTTCAAGTCTCATATGAAGGGTGTGGAATTATTCAGTAAGTTGATTGGGGCTGGGTCCTTGCATTTTGAAGGTATTCAAGAGTTCTACCACGAATTTGATAAGCTTCAAGCGGAATCTGAAACTCCTATGGTCCATCCCAAGGAAATGGATTTCGAGGTACCAGCCATTAATGAGCAGATCTACAACTATATGGTGTCTGTGGACAGATTAACGTCTAAGACATTGGATGACTGGGATCTATTTTACCAGGAAAATAAGCTCAGGGTGATCGAAATGAATGATTACTTGAAAGGTACACTTAAGCttatttccaaaagaaATAAAAAGCAGTACGAGTACGAGAATACTCATAAGAAACTCGAAAAACTAATGAAGAAGACTAGTCAGTTGGACGATAAGGAACAAAAACAAATGGTTactttggagaagaagttgaatcaGGTCAAGTATACTTTTGAAAAACTAGATGATAAGACTAAAACCATCTTACCCCATGTTCTTCTACTTTTGGAGGAGTTCATTGACTCCATTTCTAAGATTATATTTTTCAAGCAATACGATACTTTGAAAAGCATTTATGACACTATCAAATATTTTACTACTTACTATGGGTATTTCGATGGAAAAGATGACAACGATTATAATACGATTACGGATGCCTGGGAAAATGCTATGACACCTGTAAGGTTACAACTAGAGACTTTTATAACCATTATCCAAGAAAAGAACCCAGAGTTGATAAACCAAGAGattgatgacgaagacAAAACCCTGAAAGCAACCAAGATGTGGAATAAGGTTACCAATAAGATGACAGAAAAgaccttcaatttgaaggTGGATAAAGGCAACGGTATATTCAACGGACATTTGATCGCAGACCAGCTCAATGCCTTTTTGGAATACCACAATCCTAATTCTTTTCGGTCAGAAACGTACTTTCCCTCCAAAATACCCAAAATTCCAGATTTGCCaatcattgttgaagaaaataaTCCTCTTCCACCTCCTTTACCTCCTAGACAAAATACAGCCAGACAACAGATTTTTTCTGCTACGCCAAGGCTTGGTGTACTAACTTCGTTACCATCCACACCTTCAATTGCTTCACCAAAGAGCCCTCTTTCTGTTGCAGGAGGATTTGAAGCAAAATCAAGGTCAAAtgaactggaactggacGATTCCTATGAGTCTGATAGTATAATGAGCGACAAGGAAGATCTTGATAATCTTGACGGTGATGACGACGATTTTGATAGTAGATCAGTCAGCATGCAATCAATATCGACGTCGCAGCTAGTGGAAGATACTAAAAAGGGAAACCCCAAACTTGTGAAGGTTTATAATGCCTCCAAGAACAGCATCGGGATAGCTCCTATTACAGCTCCTCTCAATGCCAATATTATTCCTCCCGGTGATAACTTtaaaacttcaagtattaCGCAcaaacttgatgaattcaCAGAGTTTTTTGATAAAGTGCTTGTTTTGGAGCCGTCATCagagagaagaaaatttgAAGCCAAACATGACTTCGAGGGTGTCGAGCCAGGAGATATGTCATTCCGAAAGGGCGACCATATTGAAATTATATTTGAATTCCATGATTTCATGGAAGGTGATAATCAAGGTATTTGGTTGGTTGGAATGAATGAACAAGAGCATAGAGTGGGCCTAGTGCCTAGCAACTACTTTTAG
- a CDS encoding methionine aminopeptidase (MEROPS:MER0064643; EggNog:ENOG503NXK3; COG:J), whose product MSTKTTKTEKVDYTIANSDVVQKYKTGGEISSKVLKQVRDLAVAGSKTFDLCQKGDELMEEELSKIYNSKKTSQILKGIAFPTCVNPNHIPAHFAPPTAEDEANVELKEGDVVNIMLGVQIDGFPAIVAETVVIGESESSPIEGKKADLLHSAWNASEAAIRTFKPNARNWDVTQIVDKVAKVFDTTPVESMMSHNQQRNVLYGPKEIILNPTKENKSQSDTHRFEENEVYGLDILISTSTDGKVKESKYKTSLYKLTGNSYSLKLKTSHQALGEFKSKASGLFPMNVKKLEDIRKSRMGLIECVSHQVLLSYDVMTEKEGEFIAQYFTTFGITKNGIVKFTSPTFNPALYKTDKKIEDAGILELIAKPLKTNTKKKNKKPAENK is encoded by the exons ATGTCCACTAAAA CTACCAAAACCGAAAAAGTCGACTACACTATCGCCAACTCTGATGTTGTGCAAAAATACAAAACCGGTGGTGAAATTTCTAGTAAAGTCCTCAAGCAAGTCAGAGATTTGGCGGTTGCTGGAAGTAAAACTTTTGACTTGTGCCAGAAAGGTGATGAATTaatggaagaagaattgtCCAAGATTTACAACTCCAAGAAGACATCCCAGATCCTCAAGGGGATTGCCTTCCCAACTTGTGTTAACCCCAACCACATTCCTGCTCATTTTGCACCTCCAACTGCTGAAGATGAGGCCAACgttgaattgaaggaaggTGACGTGGTGAATATCATGCTTGGTGTCCAGATTGATGGGTTTCCTGCCATTGTGGCTGAAACCGTTGTTATAGGTGAATCTGAATCATCTCCTATTGAAGGTAAGAAAGCTGATTTATTGCACTCAGCTTGGAATGCCAGCGAGGCTGCCATCAGAACTTTCAAACCAAATGCAAGAAACTGGGATGTCACTCAAATCGTTGACAAGGTTGCCAAGGTATTTGACACCACCCCTGTGGAAAGCATGATGTCTCACAATCAACAAAGAAACGTGTTATATGGTCCTAAAGAAATCATATTGAACCCAAcaaaagaaaacaaaagtCAACTGGACACCCACAGATtcgaagaaaatgaagttTATGGAttggatattttgatcTCTACTTCTACTGATGGTAAAGTCAAGGAGTCCAAGTACAAGACTAGTTTGTACAAGTTAACTGGTAACTCTTATtctttgaaattgaagacttcCCATCAAGCTTTGGGAGAGTTCAAGAGCAAGGCCTCGGGTCTTTTCCCCATGAATGtcaagaagcttgaagatatcaGAAAATCCAGAATGGGATTAATTGAGTGTGTCAGCCACCAAGTGTTGTTGAGTTACGATGTCATGACTGAAAAGGAAGGTGAATTCATTGCCCAAtacttcaccaccttcgGTATCACCAAGAACGGTATTGTTAAGTTCACCTCTCCAACCTTCAACCCAGCTTTGTACAAAACCGACAAAAAGATTGAGGATGCAGGGATATTGGAATTGATTGCCAAGCCATTGAAgaccaacaccaaaaagaagaacaagaagccTGCTGAAAACAAGTAA
- a CDS encoding serine/threonine protein kinase (EggNog:ENOG503PEGA; COG:T): protein MSAKSLPNLVESIKLDSAATPPNSKTDNPKALPREFLPADAGDKSEPSDPEDDSTGKLPQTSGDYKADGKVLYEGANGVIVKGVDKVTNELVVLKTVKKRSSETAPNYQAAVMREYNLLKPLKNKNIITILDLCRNKDTDELYFVLPYYPQGDLLDFLSVLRKNKKTINSNLKDSMFKQIVCGVKYLHQNQVAHRDLKPENFLISDSGDIKISDFGYSIDLKRLDEEFWNSSNPVLICGTNSFKAPEIFQCDKLLKEGESMEKVKQLMDFKALDYWALGIVYIQLYLMIMPWKTADFNDPNFRHYKANFPGSDNLISNLNKDLENSNANYKLNPSLNVFKDLHYGARFYIFKLLHPSNSKRLTAEQLLKSDWMTQSYANPKELLTLKKSI, encoded by the coding sequence ATGTCAGCGAAAAGTTTACCTAATCTAGTAGAGTCAATTAAGTTGGACTCTGCAGCCACCCCACCGAATTCTAAGACAGATAACCCGAAAGCCTTGCCAAGGGAATTCCTCCCGGCCGATGCAGGTGATAAACTGGAACCTTCTGACCCTGAGGATGATAGTACTGGGAAATTACCCCAAACCCTGGGGGATTATAAGGCAGATGGGAAAGTCTTGTACGAGGGAGCCAATGGAGTCATTGTTAAAGGGGTTGACAAAGTCACCAACGAGCTAGTTGTGTTAAAGACAGTTAAGAAACGTTCTCTGGAAACGGCACCAAACTATCAAGCTGCCGTTATGAGAGAGTACAATTTATTaaagccattgaagaacaagaataTCATAACGATTTTGGATCTTTGCAGAAATAAAGACACCGATGAGCTTTACTTTGTTTTGCCTTATTATCCTCAAGGCGATttattggactttttgTCAGTTCTTCGGAAGAATAAGAAAACCATCAATTCGAATTTGAAGGACTCAATGTTCAAGCAGATCGTGTGTGGAGTCAAATATCTCCATCAGAATCAGGTGGCTCATCGTGACTTGAAACCAGAAAACTTTCTTATCAGCGACTCAGGGGACATTAAGATCAGTGATTTTGGATACTCGATTGATTTAAAACGACTTGACGAAGAGTTTTGGAATTCTTCCAACCCGGTTCTAATTTGTGGAACAAACTCATTCAAAGCTCCTGAAATCTTCCAATGCGataaattgttgaaggaaggTGAAAGCATGGAAAAGGTGAAACAGCTAATGGACTTCAAAGCACTTGATTATTGGGCGTTGGGAATAGTTTACATTCAACTTtacttgatgataatgCCCTGGAAGACTGCCGACTTTAATGACCCTAACTTCAGGCACTACAAGGCTAATTTCCCCGGATCtgacaacttgatttctaacttgaacaaagacttggagaatAGTAATGCCAACTATAAATTGAACCCATCTctcaatgtcttcaaagacttgcATTATGGTGCCAGATTCTATATATTCAAACTACTCCACCCTTCAAATTCCAAGCGGCTCACGGCGGAACAACTATTGAAATCAGACTGGATGACCCAATCATATGCTAACCCAAAAGAACTCCTAACCCTTAAGAAATCCATCTAA
- a CDS encoding uncharacterized protein (COG:E; EggNog:ENOG503NWGB) yields MSASILSSQEKEKKQPVVYATEADIGSLNDNASDSGDEYFDHLHHERTLSKALNSRHLGMITLVGVFGTGLFLSSGGTLANAGPVGILLAYLVVGLVVGANQMCITECACFMPVTSGYVRHSEHFVDEALGFMMGWTDIYSSCIPNELSAAAVVVQYWTDLSPAIFITIFAIACIATNAYNVRWYGEIEFVFGILKLTLIVILIVTGLVIDLGGTGDRIGFRYWKDPGPFVEKYTTGSLGHFAGFWKALSSVVYAYAGVQAIGLLSGEAEHPRRAIFRAAKRVFYRVFTLYLLTVFVLTLIVPSNNETIASPNGTAAASPFVVAMQGQVKVLPHYINAIVCTSAFSAGNLNIIKASRTLFALAAKGQAPKIFLKVNKHGLPWVGVTFACAFIPLAYMSVSSGSDTVFSWFQNITSSNTLLNWILISVNHIGMMRAFKAQGYSRELLPYKFKGTVFASWFSLFFSVLFLLTGGFTNFIHGQFDFGSFFGAYFIIPFSIILYGGYKIIKRTKFQDPKKVDLKSIFKDIELYPEPEYPKLKGWELITLIWA; encoded by the coding sequence ATGTCTGCTTCCATACTTAGTAGccaagaaaaagagaagaaacagcCAGTCGTTTATGCAACCGAAGCTGATATCGGTTCCTTGAACGATAATGCCAGTGATTCAGGTGATGAGTATTTCGATCATCTCCATCATGAAAGAACGTTAAGTAAGGCTCTTAATTCCAGACATTTGGGAATGATTACACTTGTAGGGGTCTTTGGAACCGGTTTGTTCCTTTCTTCTGGTGGTACCTTAGCCAACGCTGGGCCCGTTGGAATTCTACTTGCCTATCTTGTTGTCGGTCTCGTTGTCGGTGCTAACCAAATGTGTATCACCGAATGTGCTTGTTTTATGCCCGTCACCAGTGGTTACGTTAGACATTCTGaacattttgttgatgaggCTCTTGGATTTATGATGGGGTGGACTGACATTTATTCATCATGTATTCCAAATGAGCTttctgctgctgccgtGGTGGTGCAATATTGGACCGATTTGAGTCCAGCTATCTTTATCACTATTTTTGCTATTGCTTGTATTGCCACCAATGCTTATAATGTGAGGTGGTACGGTGAAATTGaatttgtttttggaatcTTGAAGCTTACTTTGATTGTCATATTGATAGTAACCGGTCTTGTTATTGACTTGGGTGGAACTGGGGACAGAATTGGATTCAGATACTGGAAAGACCCTGGTCCATTTGTGGAAAAGTACACAACTGGTAGTTTGGGACACTTTGCTGGTTTCTGGAAAGCCCTTAGTTCTGTTGTTTATGCTTACGCAGGTGTACAAGCCATTGGTTTATTGTCTGGTGAAGCCGAACATCCAAGAAGAGCAATCTTCAGGGCCGCAAAGAGAGTATTTTACAGAGTGTTTACTCTTTACCTTCTCACTGTTTTCGTGTTGACGTTGATCGTCCCATCGAATAACGAAACAATTGCGTCGCCTAATGGAACTGCAGCAGCCTCGCCATTTGTAGTCGCTATGCAAGGGCAAGTGAAGGTATTGCCTCATTACATCAATGCTATTGTTTGTACTTCTGCTTTTAGTGCtggaaacttgaacattatcaaagcttcaagaactttattcgcattggctgcaaagGGTCAAGCACCAAAGATATTCTTAAAAGTTAACAAACATGGATTACCATGGGTGGGTGTCACTTTTGCTTGTGCTTTCATTCCATTGGCTTATATGTCAGTCAGTTCCGGTTCTGATACTGTGTTCTCTTGGTTCCAAAATAtcacttcttcaaatactctTTTGAACTGGATTCTTATCTCCGTCAACCACATTGGAATGATGAGGGCTTTCAAAGCTCAAGGATACAGCAGAGAACTCTTACCCTACAAGTTCAAGGGAACAGTTTTCGCTTCGTGGTTTTCCTTATTCTTCTCGGTgcttttcttgttgacaGGTGGATTCACCAACTTTATCCACGGTCaatttgactttggttctttctttggagcGTACTTTATCATTCCATTCTCCATTATTCTTTACGGTGGATACAAGATTATCAAAAGAACTAAGTTTCAGGACCCCAAAAAGGTTGACTTGAAGAGTATTTTCAAGGATATTGAACTTTATCCTGAACCGGAGTACCCGAAGTTAAAGGGGTGGGAGTTGATCACCCTTATTTGGGCTTAA